The following is a genomic window from Benincasa hispida cultivar B227 chromosome 7, ASM972705v1, whole genome shotgun sequence.
AAATCTcttcccctttttctctctagaaTGTGATAGTGGGATGGAGGATGTTATTCTTCATTCATCTTATTCAACCTGAAAAAATTACAGAATTCtgtaagttatatatatatatatatataatatttattaaatctCGTTCACAATTTTCTCCTCCTCTCTACTCCCTCAAATCCCTCTTACAAAATAACCAGAGCCCACGCAAAACACCTGGGTTCTCACCAAGAGAATACAAGGTTTCCATCATGGTAGTGTCCTTCTGATCGAAGGATCCttcttgaagaatagttcttcaaaggtaagggtttttaAACTCATTTACTCTTCTATAATTCTTTTTGAGCATGCTGAAATTTTATCCTAAATGcataactttttttatttgttgtgttaaaatttaattctgTAAACTCTGGATTTGGGCCCGATCCCGTTTTCTACTCAAGAACCTTCAATGGTTCTTTCAATATCACCATAAATTCATTtcaaaatgcaggtgattcagtctCCATTATTGACTGATGATGGCCTAATGATTAATTTGctttgagagcaagcatcatgTGATAATTCATTctattgaagaatcttctagcACTTCAAtagatgtccatttgaattgtcaataattcttctcatcattatagacgtTGGATGACCTAATATaacatgccaaattgtaaatgtctggattcatgaacttcaaattcattgttgcatatgtttcaattactcgtatatcagtatatataatccagaagataaaacagacaacttttccaatatacgtttttgaGATGAGACAATATTTATGATATAAAGAACTCTATATTATCTTTTCTAACAGTCTCAATATGATTTAACATACATTTAAAACTAagcatatttcttttttattgattagataaaataatatttactttttcAAAGCCTTCAATAGGTTTGCAGAtcttatattgtattgacttttttttccagcattgtcagttttgaaaaatattttctacttgtatgTATTATATATGTAGCTGAACTATCTGTCAATATAGATCTTCATTATTCACTTTCgtgtcacccaacatatgaaaatgaaacaagatttcttcattaaaataagaaaaacaacacttggaatgtacaaaatttaatattaaacaaagaaaaaacacatgaaaaaaaaaaccatattaatactaaatattggacaaaatcaaaagaaacgcTTGTTATGCCATCAATTGTGCGaatttctcttcaggagatttgaaaaaaaaaatgttcacactcaaatattttatattggATGGgtaaaatatgtcattatcatggtatgcaaaatttactTCCACATTTCCccctttttccttcaaggaggCTCGATAGAGTGCTAACTGTTTTTGATGAAGACTGGTACGTGACCACTATCCAGTCATTCTATATcggaagtatttattttcaacactttttgaactcttatcttgtagagcttttcctttgtgatcatcattttgtgtggttcttttgaaattttaatgattagaacaaccaccacggaaataataattatttcttcctctgcacGGTCACGACCTGGCCacaattattaacattcacaacattcacattagggaatggtgttgttccagttggtcaagatttattttaaaaaactcgTCTTTTGTTCGAAcgcgagaagacatgaaattaatttgaatattatttaaaatctttCTCTTGATATTGCTACTACAAGAGCATATCTGAAATGTAGAAAAAGTATCTTCTCCAACATATTGGTTAAAATTTTGGAGGCACAAGTAGATTCATTTACGACGagttttaggaagaaaaataattttccgATGATCACATTTTTATGGCATCCAGGTGTATTTTGCACCAAAcactaatgaaaaataattttataatattttcataataacactattacaaaatattatacctatattagaaatttaatatgtataaaaaatgtaaataaaatttaatttattaattacaacgaagagagaaaaaacgacatacctttaggacttACCTTTTGCGAGAAAAATGATAGGAACTCGTGTGTGTTGTGAACTTGCGGAGTATAATGGAACACGgatactaataaaatataatactaaaataaaataaaatataatataatgaaaataaataaatattaaaataaattaaacatatatataaatatatgaaataaataaaaaaacaaagtaaataaaataaaaatgatgaatttcttactttctctactttctctactttctccaattttttggattttgaccAATGCATGTGTTTTCCAAAAcctaccaaatgccactatttataggcaatttgacaAGTAGAGAGTGGATTACTTAAGTCTTTAgtgttaatgtttattaattttttttcaaaagaatagtaaaaattgtaattaatttattatcattAATTCTTTATTCGCTATTATAGTTAATCTTAAAATaatcacttcataattattttaatttaattacttaAAATTTAACTTCAAATACAACAGTCAACATTAGTAAAAATTCCGAGGTAgaactttataattttaaaacttggaGTCAAATGAAAACTAATATCAAAATTCATCGGtaaaaatttaacattttaaatctTGAAAGCCAAATCCAAAAAGAAACCAAGGTTTAAGAAATGtatattattgaaaatttagggactaaattgatattttttctctaaaaacaaTTATCAAACAAAGTATCAAGTCTTCAAAAAAACCACCACACTTTAATTTCCTGTAATATTCTAAAggaaaaaaagtttcaaaaggtaccaataagaaaaaatgaattaaataataaagttattcGAGGAAGCAACAACATTGTTATttaaataagaacaaaaaagaaattattaaaaaaaaaaacatataataaaaaaattaatcccTAGGGTATAAAAAAGAAGGCATTGTGTATTATTGTGTGTGTGAATTCTGTAAACAATGGCTCTTATTGGAAAGCTTGTGAGTGAATTAGAAATCCATTCAAATGCAAACAAATTTTACAATTTCTTCAAACATCAAATATTCCATATTCCAAGCCTTTCTCCAAAGTTGATCCAAAAAGTTAAAGTTCATGAAGAGGATTGGAACACCCATGCTCACGTCTCCACCAAAATTTGGATTTACACTATTGGTATGTATAAATTTGCAGTAAGCATCACTCGGTCAGAATCGTTTTTTCGACTAAATCACTACCGAACCGACTATAATCGGTTTAGTAAATGTTCAAAAGGACTTCAACCATTGAGGAGTAAAGGTCTACCGGTtggttttattctttaattttttttttttatttgtgtgATATATTTGGAATACTATTGATACACACTTGATACACTATTGATAAATACTTGATACAATTTTTGAAGTTTTTCAACTTGGAATTTTCTCATATCGACACTTACTGACTCCTCTCCATCTCCGACCGACCAACTTCAATTTAATTGGTCGGCTCGATTTTTAAATCTATCACGCTCATCCCTGAAAACAATCACAAGAACAACCACGATCAAACACGAACTCTAATACGATTAGGAGCACAAACACTTGTTTCTCTTTTTGGTTATTTTAGTTTCATGAAAATGACTCATCTGAAACAGTGGATGCCTTTTGCGTTGTTATTTGATTTGTTAAGATGGTAAAGCAGAAGTTTTCAAAGAGCGAGTGGAGTTCGATGACAAGAAATTAGTGATGACCTTGGTTGGATTGGAAGGAGGTGTGTTTAAGCATTACAAAACTTTCAAGCTTACATATCAAATTGTGCCAAAAGAACCTGAGCGTAGTTTGGTAATattgatcttggaatatgagaAGCTTGATGATGGCTCTACTTATCCTTATAAATACACTGATCTATTGAGTAACATCATCAAAGATATTGAATCACACCTTAAATAATAACATCGCATGACTCGATTTGAGCTTCGTGTTTCTTAACGATTTGATATGATTTACGATTGTGTCAGATTTATAATTATTAGAGATTTTGAGTGTTATGTAAGAAGTAAATAATAATTATCCTCATCCCATAAATGTATGAAGCTCAATTATAGTGTTTGCTTATATTtactatatatttttgtatatttataGATAAATTCCATAGTCTTAggcttctttttatttatttattttttgtgctGCTCGCTGAAATTTGATGGCCAATTTCTTTCAATGTCTGAATGTTCGAGaaaattataaatgaaatatataatcGATTGAAAAATTCGTTTAATCACAAACAAAAGAGTTGTTCGATCGTCTTGTGGAACATTACTAAAAAAAGTTGTATTACTTgacatttataatttttaaatacttgatgttttaaaaaataacgtCAAATAATTACTTTTTTTGGGGAAAACATCAAGAATAGTGTTTAAAAAGGGAATGTTTTTGTAAAATTTCTAACTGTAACTTGACGTTTTTTGAATGTCAAGTTAAATAAACTTTTACCTGGCTCTAATTACATATTAAGAACAGCacttattttattgtattttaaattGACAtgttttaaatatcaagaaaaaatattgattcttttataaaaaatattgatgTTTTGAGTTATAGTGGGTAGGGAAGAGagaaattttatgttattttgaaACTATTTTACCTAGCTTTGTTGGATTTCCTGTCCATTTTCTTCTCTTGTGATGTTATCCCAAAAAACTTTCCACCCACCTTAATTTCACTCTCTCTGTTCaaaaaaatttgttgaaatttcTCTAGCTCCTCATCCTTTCTTTTACTAGTAGATCTTTGTTTGGATTTCGAGACTAGCATGTCATGAGTGCTCTCGACTTGatcaaaaataatttattttcatcgaTCCAAGGCTTATACTACAAATATAGCAGTAAGACCGAGGTCGAATCCACAAGGAGACTGTCGAATTAACTTAGACCAATTAATGAATTCCAAGTAAATATGGGGGTTTTGATGattctttattttgtttacaaaataaattaaaaatcaaacaaagaataataaataaaagttagcACAGAAAAGAGGATTGAAtcaaattaatggaaaaatcttgggattagttgcatgctttttattttctatcattagtTACTAGTTAATTCATTCAATTATGTGAACCCTTCAACCTATTACaaattctaatagcccaattaaccaattttgataataatttaaatcaGCCCTAATTTAGTTTTAAACTTTTCCTTCTCAACGACATATGAGTTCAAACAGAAAAACATTAAGTAAAGGGTTCAATTGCTGAGACACACTACAAGTCGGACTATCACATCTTATGGTATGATTTATTTGAGAAAgattatactagggcatacatgaaTTTGGCCAGAAAAAGTCTTAACCCTAAACATGCA
Proteins encoded in this region:
- the LOC120082101 gene encoding MLP-like protein 329, with translation MALIGKLVSELEIHSNANKFYNFFKHQIFHIPSLSPKLIQKVKVHEEDWNTHAHVSTKIWIYTIDGKAEVFKERVEFDDKKLVMTLVGLEGGVFKHYKTFKLTYQIVPKEPERSLVILILEYEKLDDGSTYPYKYTDLLSNIIKDIESHLK